In the Streptomyces sp. NBC_00525 genome, one interval contains:
- a CDS encoding gluconeogenesis factor YvcK family protein, translating to MTSRNMRLRRLRRGVPSPLGRKRGAQPKVVALGGGMGLSASLTALRRITGDLTAVVTVADDGGSSGRLREELGVLPPGDLRKALAALCGDDEWGQTWAQVIQHRFQSKGDLHEHAVGNLLIVALWEQLGDHVQALDLVGKLLGAHGRVLPMSAVPLELQALVKGHDPDRPDDVDTVRGQATVALTPGEVQSVHVVPADPPAVPEAVAAVRDADWVVLGPGSWFSSVIPHLLVPELLDALVETQARKVLSLNLAPQPGETDGFSPQRHLEVLGRHAPKLALDVVLADQAAVPDRESLADAAKRLGAAVELAPVASPDGVPIHDPELLAAAYDRIFRMHGRIGPWR from the coding sequence GTGACCAGTCGCAACATGCGTCTGCGCCGGCTGCGCAGGGGAGTCCCCTCGCCGCTCGGCCGCAAGCGGGGCGCCCAGCCCAAGGTCGTCGCCCTCGGCGGCGGCATGGGCCTGTCCGCCTCGCTCACCGCGCTGCGGCGGATCACCGGCGACCTGACCGCCGTGGTCACCGTCGCCGACGACGGCGGCTCCAGCGGCCGGCTCCGCGAGGAGCTGGGCGTCCTGCCGCCCGGCGATCTGCGCAAGGCGCTCGCCGCCCTGTGCGGCGACGACGAATGGGGCCAGACCTGGGCGCAGGTCATCCAGCACCGCTTCCAGTCCAAGGGCGACCTCCACGAGCACGCGGTCGGCAATCTGCTGATCGTCGCCCTGTGGGAGCAGCTCGGCGACCACGTCCAGGCCCTGGACCTCGTCGGCAAGCTCCTCGGCGCGCACGGCCGGGTGCTGCCCATGTCCGCCGTGCCGCTGGAGCTCCAGGCCCTCGTCAAGGGCCACGACCCGGACCGCCCGGACGACGTGGACACGGTGCGCGGCCAGGCCACCGTCGCCCTCACGCCGGGCGAGGTCCAGTCGGTGCACGTGGTCCCGGCCGACCCGCCGGCCGTCCCGGAGGCGGTCGCCGCCGTACGGGACGCGGACTGGGTGGTCCTCGGCCCCGGCTCCTGGTTCTCCTCGGTCATCCCGCACCTGCTCGTCCCCGAACTGCTGGACGCGCTGGTCGAGACCCAGGCCCGCAAGGTCCTCTCGCTGAATCTCGCACCGCAGCCCGGCGAAACAGATGGCTTCTCACCGCAGCGTCATTTGGAGGTTTTGGGACGACACGCCCCTAAACTCGCCCTGGACGTGGTGCTGGCCGACCAGGCCGCCGTGCCCGACCGCGAGTCCCTCGCCGACGCAGCCAAGCGGCTCGGCGCGGCGGTCGAGCTGGCGCCCGTGGCCTCACCCGACGGCGTTCCGATCCATGATCCGGAGCTGTTGGCCGCCGCGTACGACCGTATTTTTCGGATGCATGGAAGGATCGGCCCATGGCGATGA
- the tpiA gene encoding triose-phosphate isomerase — MTTRTPLMAGNWKMNLNHLEAIAHVQKLAFALADKDYDAVEVAVLPPFTDLRSVQTLVDGDKLKIKYGAQDISAHDSGAYTGEISGPMLAKLKCTFVAIGHSERRQYHGETDEICNAKVKAAYKHGLTPILCVGEGLDVRKAGDQVAHTLAQLDGALKDIPAEQAASIVVAYEPVWAIGTGEVATPEDAQEVCGAIRARLAELYSQELADAVRIQYGGSVKSGNVAAIMAQPDVDGALIGGAALDADEFVKIVRFRDQ; from the coding sequence ATGACCACTCGCACCCCGCTGATGGCGGGCAACTGGAAGATGAACCTCAACCACCTCGAGGCCATCGCCCACGTCCAGAAGCTCGCCTTCGCCCTGGCCGACAAGGACTACGACGCCGTCGAGGTCGCCGTCCTGCCGCCCTTCACCGACCTGCGCTCCGTGCAGACGCTGGTCGACGGCGACAAGCTGAAGATCAAGTACGGCGCCCAGGACATCTCGGCGCACGACTCCGGCGCGTACACCGGTGAGATCTCCGGCCCCATGCTCGCCAAGCTGAAGTGCACCTTCGTCGCCATCGGCCACAGCGAGCGCCGCCAGTACCACGGCGAGACCGACGAGATCTGCAACGCCAAGGTGAAGGCCGCCTACAAGCACGGCCTGACCCCGATCCTGTGCGTCGGCGAGGGCCTGGACGTCCGCAAGGCCGGCGACCAGGTCGCGCACACTCTCGCGCAGCTCGACGGCGCCCTCAAGGACATCCCGGCCGAGCAGGCCGCGTCCATCGTGGTCGCCTACGAGCCCGTCTGGGCCATCGGCACCGGCGAGGTCGCCACCCCCGAGGACGCCCAGGAGGTCTGCGGTGCCATCCGCGCCCGCCTGGCCGAGCTGTACTCGCAGGAGCTGGCCGACGCGGTCCGCATCCAGTACGGCGGCTCGGTGAAGTCCGGCAACGTGGCCGCGATCATGGCCCAGCCCGACGTCGACGGCGCCCTGATCGGCGGCGCGGCGCTGGACGCCGACGAGTTCGTCAAGATCGTCCGCTTCCGCGACCAGTGA
- the pgl gene encoding 6-phosphogluconolactonase: MSGVPQLVVHRDKELMAQAAAARLITKIVDAQAARGTASIVLTGGRNGNGLLAALAAAPARDAVDWSRLDLWWGDERFLPEGDPERNVSQARAALLDSVPLDPSRVHVMPASDGPYGQDADAAAAGYAAELAAAAAPQDHGPVPEFDVLMLGVGPDTHVASLFPELPAVRETERTVVGVHGAPKPPPVRVSLTLPAIRSAREVWLLAAGEDKAEAVAIALSGAGEIQAPAAGAYGRARTLWLLDAAAASRLPRSLYPPASA; encoded by the coding sequence GTGAGCGGAGTCCCGCAGCTCGTCGTGCACCGCGACAAGGAGCTGATGGCGCAGGCCGCCGCGGCCCGGCTGATCACGAAGATCGTGGACGCCCAGGCCGCGCGCGGCACCGCATCGATCGTCCTCACGGGCGGGCGCAACGGCAACGGCCTGCTGGCCGCGCTCGCCGCCGCGCCCGCCCGGGACGCGGTCGACTGGTCGCGGCTGGACCTGTGGTGGGGCGACGAGCGGTTCCTGCCGGAGGGCGATCCGGAGCGCAATGTCAGCCAGGCGCGCGCGGCCCTGCTGGACTCCGTCCCGCTGGACCCCTCGCGGGTGCATGTGATGCCGGCGTCGGACGGCCCGTACGGCCAGGACGCCGACGCCGCGGCCGCCGGGTACGCGGCGGAGCTGGCCGCGGCCGCCGCGCCGCAGGACCACGGCCCGGTGCCGGAGTTCGACGTGCTGATGCTGGGCGTCGGCCCGGACACCCACGTCGCCTCGCTCTTCCCGGAGCTGCCCGCGGTGCGGGAGACCGAGCGCACCGTCGTCGGGGTGCACGGCGCGCCCAAGCCGCCGCCGGTGCGCGTCTCGCTGACGCTGCCCGCCATCCGGTCGGCGCGTGAGGTGTGGCTGCTGGCGGCCGGCGAGGACAAGGCGGAGGCGGTGGCCATCGCGCTGTCCGGGGCCGGGGAGATCCAGGCGCCGGCGGCCGGTGCGTACGGCCGCGCGCGCACGCTGTGGCTGCTGGACGCGGCGGCGGCCTCCCGGCTGCCGCGCTCCCTGTACCCGCCGGCGTCCGCCTGA
- the secG gene encoding preprotein translocase subunit SecG, with translation MVLGFEIALIVFSLLLMLLVLMHKGKGGGLSDMFGGGMQSSVGGSSVAERNLDRITVVVGLGWFVCIVVLGLLIKLD, from the coding sequence GTGGTTTTGGGGTTCGAGATCGCCCTGATCGTCTTCAGCCTCCTGCTGATGCTGCTGGTGCTGATGCACAAGGGCAAGGGAGGCGGCCTCTCCGACATGTTCGGCGGCGGCATGCAGTCCTCCGTCGGCGGCTCCTCGGTCGCCGAGCGCAACCTCGACCGCATCACGGTCGTGGTCGGTCTTGGCTGGTTCGTGTGCATCGTGGTGCTCGGTCTGCTCATCAAGCTGGACTGA
- the pgi gene encoding glucose-6-phosphate isomerase produces the protein MNATSRTRLNQTPEWAALGKHREQLGSIHLRELFADDPERGTGYTLRVGDLRLDYSKHLVTDETLALLRELAAATDVAGLRDAMFRGEKINTTEDRAVLHTALRAPRDAVIEVDGENVVPAVHAVLDRMAAFSDRIRSGEWTGHTGRPIKNVVNIGIGGSDLGPAMAYEVLRSFTDRSLTFRFVSNVDGADLHEAVRDLDPAETLFVIASKTFTTIETITNATSARDWLLTGLRAGQEAVAKHFVALSTNAGKVADFGIDTANMFEFWDWVGGRYSYDSAIGLSLMIAIGPDRFREMLDGFHLVDEHFRTAPAEENAPLLLGLLGVWYGAFFDAQSHAVLPYSHYLSKFTAYLQQLDMESNGKSVDRDGHPVDWQTGPVVWGTPGTNGQHAYYQLIHQGTKVIPADFIGFARPVEDLLPGLVAQHDLLMANFFAQTQALAFGKTPEEVRAEGVPDELVAHKTFRGNHPTTTILADRLTPSVLGQLIALYEHKVFVQGAIWNIDSFDQWGVELGKVLAKKIEPVLTGGEGGERLDSSTAALVSAYRELRGR, from the coding sequence ATGAACGCAACTAGCCGTACCAGGCTCAACCAGACGCCGGAATGGGCGGCGCTGGGCAAGCACCGTGAGCAGCTCGGGTCGATCCATCTGCGCGAACTGTTCGCGGACGACCCGGAGCGCGGCACCGGGTACACCCTGCGGGTCGGCGATCTGCGCCTCGACTACTCCAAGCACCTGGTCACCGACGAGACGCTGGCACTGCTGCGCGAGCTGGCCGCCGCCACCGACGTCGCCGGGCTGCGCGACGCCATGTTCCGCGGCGAGAAGATCAACACCACCGAGGACCGCGCCGTCCTGCACACCGCGCTCCGCGCCCCGCGCGACGCCGTGATCGAGGTCGACGGCGAGAACGTGGTGCCCGCGGTGCACGCGGTGCTCGACAGGATGGCGGCCTTCTCGGACCGGATCAGGTCGGGGGAGTGGACCGGCCACACCGGCAGGCCGATCAAGAACGTCGTCAACATCGGCATCGGCGGCTCCGACCTGGGCCCCGCCATGGCGTACGAGGTGCTGCGCTCCTTCACGGACCGCTCGCTGACCTTCCGTTTCGTCTCCAACGTGGACGGCGCGGACCTGCACGAGGCCGTGCGCGACCTGGACCCGGCCGAGACGCTGTTCGTCATCGCGTCGAAGACCTTCACCACGATCGAGACGATCACCAACGCCACCTCCGCCCGCGACTGGCTGCTCACCGGGCTGAGGGCGGGTCAGGAGGCCGTCGCCAAGCACTTCGTGGCGCTGTCGACCAACGCCGGGAAGGTCGCGGACTTCGGCATCGACACGGCCAACATGTTCGAGTTCTGGGACTGGGTCGGCGGCCGCTACTCGTACGACTCCGCCATCGGCCTCTCGCTGATGATCGCCATCGGCCCGGACCGGTTCCGCGAGATGCTCGACGGCTTCCACCTCGTCGACGAGCACTTCCGCACGGCCCCCGCCGAGGAGAACGCCCCGCTGCTGCTGGGCCTGCTGGGCGTCTGGTACGGCGCGTTCTTCGACGCCCAGTCGCACGCCGTGCTGCCCTACAGCCACTACCTGTCCAAGTTCACCGCGTACCTCCAGCAGCTGGACATGGAGTCCAACGGCAAGTCCGTGGACCGCGACGGCCACCCCGTCGACTGGCAGACCGGCCCGGTCGTCTGGGGCACCCCCGGCACCAACGGGCAGCACGCCTACTACCAGTTGATCCACCAGGGCACCAAGGTCATCCCGGCCGACTTCATCGGCTTCGCGCGGCCCGTCGAGGACCTGCTGCCCGGCCTGGTCGCCCAGCACGACCTGCTGATGGCCAACTTCTTCGCGCAGACGCAGGCCCTGGCCTTCGGCAAGACGCCCGAAGAGGTCCGCGCGGAGGGCGTCCCGGACGAGCTGGTGGCGCACAAGACGTTCCGGGGCAACCACCCGACGACGACGATCCTCGCCGACCGGCTCACCCCGTCCGTGCTGGGCCAGCTCATCGCGCTGTACGAGCACAAGGTCTTCGTCCAGGGCGCGATCTGGAACATCGACTCCTTCGACCAGTGGGGCGTCGAGCTGGGCAAGGTCCTGGCCAAGAAGATCGAGCCCGTGCTGACCGGCGGCGAGGGCGGCGAGCGGCTGGACAGCTCGACCGCCGCGCTGGTCTCCGCCTACCGCGAGCTGCGCGGGCGCTGA
- the whiA gene encoding DNA-binding protein WhiA produces MAMTPAVKDEISRLPVTRTCCRKAEVSAILRFAGGLHLVSGRIVIEAELDTAMAARRLKRDILEIFGHSSELIVMAPGGLRRGSRYVVRVVAGGDQLARQTGLVDGRGRPIRGLPPQVVSGATCDAEAAWRGAFLAHGSLTEPGRSSSLEVTCPGPEAALALVGAARRLSIAAKAREVRGVDRVVVRDGDAIGALLTRLGAHESVLAWEERRMRREVRATANRLANFDDANLRRSARAAVAAGARVGRALEILGEEVPEHLAAAGRLRMEHKQASLEELGALADPPLTKDAVAGRIRRLLAMADKRAQDLGIPGTESTLSEELADGLVG; encoded by the coding sequence ATGGCGATGACGCCCGCGGTGAAGGACGAAATCTCTCGGCTTCCCGTGACCCGGACCTGCTGCAGGAAGGCTGAGGTCTCGGCGATTCTTCGGTTCGCGGGTGGCCTCCACCTGGTGAGCGGCCGGATCGTGATCGAGGCGGAGCTGGACACCGCGATGGCGGCCCGCCGGCTCAAGCGGGACATCCTGGAGATCTTCGGGCACAGCTCGGAGCTGATCGTGATGGCCCCCGGCGGGCTGCGGCGCGGCTCGCGCTACGTCGTACGGGTGGTGGCGGGCGGCGACCAGCTGGCGCGCCAGACGGGCCTGGTCGACGGCCGGGGCCGGCCCATCCGCGGCCTCCCCCCGCAGGTGGTCTCGGGGGCCACCTGCGACGCCGAGGCCGCCTGGCGCGGCGCCTTCCTGGCGCACGGCTCGCTCACCGAGCCCGGCCGCTCCTCCTCCCTGGAGGTGACCTGCCCCGGACCGGAGGCCGCGCTCGCCCTGGTCGGCGCCGCCCGCCGGCTCTCCATCGCCGCCAAGGCGCGCGAGGTGCGCGGGGTGGACCGGGTCGTCGTCCGCGACGGGGACGCGATCGGCGCCCTGCTCACCCGGCTCGGCGCCCATGAGTCGGTGCTGGCCTGGGAGGAGCGCCGGATGCGCCGCGAGGTCCGGGCCACGGCCAACCGCCTCGCCAACTTCGACGACGCCAACCTGCGCCGCTCCGCCCGCGCCGCCGTCGCCGCGGGCGCCCGGGTGGGCCGGGCGCTGGAGATCCTGGGCGAGGAGGTCCCGGAGCACCTGGCGGCGGCCGGCCGGCTGCGCATGGAGCACAAGCAGGCGTCGCTGGAGGAGCTGGGCGCCCTCGCCGACCCGCCGCTGACCAAGGACGCCGTCGCGGGCCGCATCCGCCGGCTCCTGGCGATGGCCGACAAGCGGGCCCAGGACCTCGGCATCCCCGGCACCGAATCCACTCTCAGCGAAGAGCTGGCGGACGGCCTGGTCGGCTGA
- a CDS encoding phosphoglycerate kinase — MKTIDELLAEGVAGKRVFVRADLNVPLSGTTITDDGRIRAVAPTVRKLAAAGARVVVASHLGRPKGAPDPAFSLAPAATRLGELLGTDVAFATDTVGDSARATVAALTDGRIAVIENLRFNPGETSKDDAERGAFADRLAELADLYVGDGFGAVHRKHASVFDLPARLPHAAGDLIATEVGVLKKLTDDVQRPYAVVLGGAKVSDKLGVIDHLLERADRILIGGGMAYTFLKAQGHEVGSSLLQEDQIPAVQEYLRRAEEKGVEFVLPVDVVVAPAFPDLKTKAPAHPDTVPADAMPAGQMGLDNGPETNKLYASKLADAATVFWNGPMGVFEHPDFAEGTRAVAQALVDSSGFSVVGGGDSAAAVRILGFDENAFGHISTGGGASLEYLEGKTLPGLAALED; from the coding sequence ATGAAGACGATCGACGAACTTCTCGCCGAAGGGGTCGCCGGCAAGCGGGTATTCGTCCGCGCCGACCTCAACGTGCCGCTCAGCGGCACCACCATCACCGACGACGGCCGCATCCGCGCCGTCGCCCCGACCGTCCGCAAGCTGGCCGCGGCCGGCGCGCGGGTCGTCGTCGCCTCGCACCTGGGCCGCCCCAAGGGCGCCCCGGACCCGGCGTTCTCGCTGGCCCCCGCCGCCACCCGGCTCGGTGAACTCCTCGGCACCGACGTCGCGTTCGCGACCGACACGGTCGGCGATTCCGCCCGCGCCACCGTCGCCGCGCTCACCGACGGCCGGATCGCCGTCATCGAGAACCTCCGCTTCAACCCCGGCGAGACCTCCAAGGACGACGCCGAGCGCGGCGCCTTCGCGGACCGGCTCGCCGAACTGGCCGACCTCTACGTGGGCGACGGCTTCGGCGCCGTCCACCGCAAGCACGCCTCGGTCTTCGACCTCCCGGCCCGCCTCCCGCACGCCGCGGGCGACCTGATCGCCACCGAGGTCGGCGTCCTCAAGAAGCTCACCGACGACGTCCAGCGCCCCTACGCGGTGGTCCTCGGCGGCGCCAAGGTCTCCGACAAGCTCGGTGTCATCGACCACCTGCTGGAGCGCGCCGACCGCATCCTGATCGGCGGCGGCATGGCGTACACCTTCCTCAAGGCCCAGGGCCACGAGGTGGGCAGCTCGCTGCTCCAGGAGGACCAGATCCCGGCGGTCCAGGAGTACCTGCGGCGCGCCGAGGAGAAGGGCGTGGAGTTCGTGCTCCCCGTCGACGTCGTCGTCGCGCCCGCCTTCCCGGACCTCAAGACCAAGGCCCCGGCCCACCCGGACACCGTCCCCGCCGACGCCATGCCGGCCGGGCAGATGGGCCTGGACAACGGCCCGGAGACCAACAAGCTCTACGCATCGAAGCTCGCCGACGCGGCCACCGTCTTCTGGAACGGCCCGATGGGCGTCTTCGAGCACCCCGACTTCGCCGAGGGAACCCGGGCCGTCGCCCAGGCCCTCGTCGACTCCTCGGGCTTCAGCGTGGTCGGCGGTGGCGACTCCGCCGCCGCGGTCCGCATCCTGGGCTTCGACGAGAACGCGTTCGGACACATCTCGACCGGTGGCGGTGCCAGCCTCGAATACCTCGAGGGCAAGACGCTTCCCGGCCTCGCCGCTCTGGAGGACTGA
- the gap gene encoding type I glyceraldehyde-3-phosphate dehydrogenase codes for MTIRVGINGFGRIGRNYFRALLEQGADIEIVAVNDLGDTATTAHLLKYDTILGRLKAEVSHTADTITVDGHTIKVLSERNPADIPWGELGVDIVIESTGIFTKKADAEKHIAGGAKKVLISAPAKDEDITIVMGVNQDKYDAANHHVISNASCTTNCVAPMAKVLDENFGIVKGLMTTVHAYTNDQRILDFPHKDLRRARAAAENIIPTTTGAAKATALVLPQLKGKLDGIAMRVPVPTGSATDLVVTLEREVTKDEVNAAFKKAADDGALKGILYYTEDPIVSSDIVSDPASCTFDSSLTMVQEGNTVKILGWYDNEWGYSNRLVDLTVFVGGQL; via the coding sequence GTGACGATCCGCGTAGGCATCAACGGCTTTGGCCGCATCGGTCGCAACTACTTCCGCGCGCTGCTCGAGCAGGGTGCGGACATCGAGATCGTGGCTGTCAACGACCTGGGTGACACCGCGACCACGGCCCACCTGCTGAAGTACGACACCATCCTGGGTCGTCTGAAGGCAGAGGTCAGCCACACCGCCGACACCATCACCGTCGACGGCCACACCATCAAGGTGCTCTCCGAGCGCAACCCGGCCGACATCCCCTGGGGTGAGCTGGGCGTCGACATCGTCATCGAGTCGACCGGCATCTTCACGAAGAAGGCCGACGCCGAGAAGCACATCGCCGGTGGCGCGAAGAAGGTCCTCATCTCGGCCCCGGCCAAGGACGAGGACATCACCATCGTGATGGGCGTCAACCAGGACAAGTACGACGCGGCCAACCACCACGTCATCTCCAACGCGTCCTGCACGACCAACTGCGTCGCCCCGATGGCCAAGGTCCTCGACGAGAACTTCGGCATCGTCAAGGGCCTCATGACGACGGTCCACGCGTACACCAACGACCAGCGCATCCTGGACTTCCCGCACAAGGACCTGCGCCGCGCCCGCGCCGCCGCCGAGAACATCATCCCGACCACGACCGGTGCCGCCAAGGCCACCGCCCTGGTCCTGCCCCAGCTCAAGGGCAAGCTCGACGGCATCGCGATGCGCGTCCCGGTCCCGACCGGCTCCGCCACCGACCTGGTCGTGACCCTGGAGCGCGAGGTCACCAAGGACGAGGTCAACGCCGCGTTCAAGAAGGCCGCCGACGACGGCGCCCTCAAGGGCATCCTGTACTACACCGAGGACCCGATCGTGTCCTCGGACATCGTCAGCGACCCGGCGTCCTGCACCTTCGACTCCTCCCTGACCATGGTCCAGGAGGGGAACACGGTGAAGATCCTCGGCTGGTACGACAACGAGTGGGGCTACTCCAACCGTCTCGTCGACCTCACCGTCTTCGTCGGCGGCCAGCTCTGA
- a CDS encoding RNA polymerase-binding protein RbpA: MASGNAIRGSRVGAGPMGEAERGESAPRLRISFWCSNGHETQPSFAHDAQVPDTWDCPRCGFPAGQDPESPPDPPRTEPYKTHLAYVRERRSDADGEAILAEALAKLRGEI, encoded by the coding sequence GTGGCAAGTGGCAACGCGATCCGGGGAAGCCGGGTCGGAGCGGGGCCGATGGGGGAGGCCGAGCGCGGCGAGTCCGCGCCACGGCTCCGCATCTCCTTCTGGTGCTCGAACGGGCACGAGACGCAGCCCAGCTTCGCCCACGACGCGCAGGTGCCGGACACCTGGGACTGCCCGCGCTGCGGATTCCCGGCCGGCCAGGACCCGGAGAGCCCGCCGGACCCGCCGCGCACCGAACCGTACAAGACGCACCTCGCGTACGTACGCGAGCGGCGCAGCGACGCGGACGGCGAAGCCATCCTCGCCGAGGCCCTCGCGAAGCTCCGCGGCGAGATCTAG